The sequence GTCAAACAACCAGATATTAAGGTAAaagttcaaattacctcgagctAAAGGTgctaggcatccctcgaggtccactaATATTGGTCCCgaccgtatctcatgcaatttaTGTAGGGGATACAAGTAGAAAGTAAGttcactttattatttatttcattaatcatGCAAACTAGGTGGTAACATAATATTAGACAATGAAGatcaattcattattttaattaattaagcatgCTAGGCTAGGTGATAAGAATATCAAACAATTAAGAtcaatttagttatttatttataattagttaAGCATACAAAACTAGGTGAtaacataaacaattaaaataactttattgttttaattaattagttaaacatGCAAGAGTAATCGaaagcaataaataaaaattaagtaaaatttaGAGATAAGCGAGAGGATAGAAAACAGACAAACAAATTGGcaaacaatattatattttacttaaactactccaaataaatataattaaattaaaacaaattatggGACAAAAGGGAAGGGAGACTCAGAGAGACTTCATTTAGACCGAGTCGATGTCATTATTCCATGGGGCTAGCTACTCCGACCCCACCACCACATGCATTTCGTCCTAAAAGGTGTCTATCGTACCTGCTTAAGGTCCAAGAGGCATTGGACTACTAGTAGCGATTtcagacaaaaataaaataactgtTTCCTAAGGTCCATCTAGACACCAAGTCAAACAAACAAGACAAACCAAACGCTCATTTAGCATGTTAAGTCTCAACATGGCCTCTATACTTTAACGAAAATGCTGGCAAACACAAGTAATTAATGGAAAGAATCATGCGAACTGTGTgcatataaatatacaaaaattataataataactttatTAAATTATGAGAGGGCAAagaattatgacatgaatgcatattttatttatcttatcaATGAAGCATGCAaggaatattaattttattagttgattaAAAGTGGCCAAGAAAATTTTCTAAAGTAACAGATTGTAATGTTAAACTTTATGTAGTTGTCGGTTTATTAGGTGCAGAAGTCAAATAAGTAGCTAATTTTAGATGGAAAAGGGGTTAATTATGATGCAGAATATTAATTATCTTGTGCAGATTTAATCTATGCAAATTAGTATGGCAGATTTTAGCATAAAATAAATGCcaaaatttattactttacAGAGAGCGGAAAATATTTGCAGATTTGTCTCATTTTTAAACATGCTGAAAGTTATTAGAGAATGACTTTTACTAGCAATCATATTTAACTTTATCTTAATTAGATCCTATGAACATGGTTTCTAAGTGAACACGCTGAAATTTATCAATAGAGTTCacatgaacaaataaaaagtaGGGCAGATTGACATTTACGATTTAAACTATACTCCTTTTTAGAATAAATTAACATATCAAAGATTAATTGATAATTCCTATGaacatgatttctaggtgtaAAAAAAGTTGTTTGATTAATTAGAACAATCTAACCATAAGTTATTTAAACTTATCAtcgatttttatttgtttgagtGCTATATGCAGGGGTATTAAATGTGAACAATCTGAAAAATTCGTAACGCTTACATCAACAATTATGACATATCAGTATTTAAAAAGGTTCAAGCTTTCTCTTGTTAGGCTCATTAGCATGCTGACAAAGTTATTAACATATAAAAGTTATGATCTAGGTTATTTTACTAAAGTTATCAAGCTCCTATCAATTCaagctaattaattaatatacaaacaagaaaacaaatagttggttttaaatatatcatttgGGTGATTCCAATATGTTGCATATTCTAATGATATTAATAATAGACAGAATATTTGTAACAATcgcataataaaataagtaaagaaAACAATGAGCACATATATCCCCCTCCCGTTATAGCCTATCCCCcaaatttatgttatatatagagagagctagagagttatacaaatattataagccgaaataaataatgagtacgaattaaaaatacaaaaattaaataaattcgtTTCATGGCAActcttcaacttgaacttcgaGTTCAACCTGTTTTACAAAATAACACCCAACAAAAGATCATAACAGATAAATAAAGATACAAAGTTACTCACAACAACCATAAATTCAAACAAgtcatataaaatcacacatcAAAATGAAGGATTTAAAGTAATGAAGAAGGTAAACCAATTATGCAGAAAGCGAGTAAATATCTTAAAAGATCACTCAAGTATgtgaaattatttcaaaaagtcactcaactttgtttttatcaataaagtcactcaacttatggattttcttttataaaatcactcaacttgaAATATTCTTCTAGGAATcattataaccaaaaaaaaattacacaacCCACCCTTCAAGTTTAGTTTTGTAATACTTGTTTTCATTATAGcttataatattatgtttaattctcttattttatttctttaacaaatatttttcttaacctaataattattattaacataaaaatttatgatttaattaaattttcatttatcaCATATTATTAAATTGGTCAACTTACATGCAGTTTCttaagaaaaaaagttaaaagaatactTAAACGAAATGCGTAGGTTATGAAAAGAATGAATAGATCAACTTAATGAAGCCAAAATCAGCAACAAATATATCCATTTAATCATTATGGATGCACGTCTGTAATCATATACAAATAATCGACAAGGTATATATTAATGGAAGGAAGAAATTATatcaatcataaaaaattaaataaatgtatgataaatagaaattaattaaatcataaacttttatgataataataattaggtttaaaatattttgttaaagaaaataattaggttaaaaaaaattgttaaagaaaataaaataagagagtTAAAGCATAATATTATTAACTACAATGAAAATAAGTATTACAAAACTAAACTTTAAGGGTGGTTTGTGTAattatctcttttattttttggttataatgattttttagaaaaataattcaagttgagtgattttctaaaagaaaaggaCCCTTGAAATTATGTTTGAGCCTATGTTCAAGCCAAACCCACCCCCTATTTTACTAAGGCTGGAAAGAATGCCCACCAAGTTCAAATAAGGGAATACTTTCCCCAACCATTAAAGTAAAGGCTCGACGAAGGGAGGGAGGTGCggtgaaaaaatgaaatacaaaaagatTATGATGTCAAAATCTTGCGCCCTTGTTTTTCCAATTTCCCTTTCCAAAGATTCATTCTGATTGGTTTTTGCCATGAACTCTCTTGGCAAAGTTAGGATCATCTTGCAATCCACCTTATCCGGTAAGTTACCTAACAGAACTTGAAACTTTGGctcattttctttattctttaacCTGGGTCTGACTGCTTGACTCACCAACCTTCAAGTCTTCCTCCATCAGGTCATCTTCCGGAACCAAGCCTTCTGAAAGAAAGCTCATCAGAAAACTCCGTTGACGAGGCCTGTCCCTTCTCCAGCTTCTTGTGGTCTTTCCCAGCCTTACCTTCTGCTGGGTACTTTACCATCAGACCAACATTCTGTTTCTTCTCTGCTTCAGTCTGTATTTTCAATTCCATTACCTTCTTCCTCAGCATCCTCCTTTTCTGGGTCCTTGTCAGCTTAGATGATTTCTGTTATGCTGGACTCTCTCCTACAGCCTCCTTCTCAGGTCTCGGTTTCTGTGCGGCATGAACCCACTGATCAGTTGGTGGGACAGTAGACGGTGTTTGAAATAACCATTGTTTATTCAATCGAAATCTCATAAGAGAAGAAAGCTTTTAACGTGGGTCGGCGTATAGCCCACTCCATTCTATCTATGACGCATCGGATCAACTGAGAGAAATCCTGAGTAACGAGAGAGATTCTCCACACGAACGAACGACCCGCCAAGTTTGAACTGACATAGGTGAATCGGACCAACACCTATCAACCACCAACAAGGAGTCGCTTTGGTTACGCAGTTTGGTTAGCAGGCAGGCCGCTTATTACTATCATACATTTCCTTTTCTTGCAGGTAATCATAATGTATAGGATACACCGGTGCTAAAACCTTTTCTCAAGATATCTTCCAAACTGTTGGGGTCGTTGCTCCGGATCTTGTTCTAAGTTGAATAactttattgatacaaaataaagttgagtgactttttgaaACAATTTCACATGCTTGAATAATCTTTTAAGATATTTACTCGCAGAAAGCTTTATCAGCAATGAATTATTTAGCAAGGTTttcaattcacaacatcaacACAGCAATACCACAAAGAATGATCCAAAGTTTTACTAaagttcttattttcttttcaaaagtaTGGAGCAatatacttctttttttttcaagagtAAGAACAAGTGAGAGGTGAGTGAATGAGTATGAGTGACTGAAAGTGAGACAATAAATAAAGGAGGgccttattttatatattagagAGGAACATCACAATAaggaagaaaattattttcggattaattaaaatattattttccttaactGGTAGAGAGTAAAATCAGTACAATTCTTTTACCTTAATTAAATATCACTTTTCTAAAAATACAACAACgtaagaataatattttaagaaatataagaAATCTGCGATTActattgaaaattaaaagacttaccataacaaataataatcataGTGAGACCAATATATACTTACCATAACACATTCCAAAGTCAGAGATTTCAATTAACTTAAACTAATATTATTATACGCAGCCAAACGCCTAATTTCTAAAGCATGTCAACACCAAAATCACATTTCTCAGACTTACTGAGAGGCAGAAACTGATTATCATACAATATTGTTTTCAACACGGCTAAAATACACATGCTTtacgaattttcaaaaaatcaacaaaaacagTCCATAAgatcaagcaaatcacaatatatTTTCATGCTCATGGCGAAATTTATctaaaacatgcataacattAGGCAAATTAAACAACCATAATGGAAAACTAAAAGAGAAACTAACCCAGACGGATCTGTTGAGATTCATCTTAAAAGCAACCGAAATATTGAGGTCTGAGTAGAATCTACGTCGTTCATTTGCTGAACCTGCTGGCCAGAAATAAGAAAGAAGCAGGGCTCGCCCGAGTTGcttctttgttgttttttctcGCTGAGCTGCTGCTTCTGGTGTGCTGCTGCTGCTGTCTCGTCGAGATGCTGCTGCCGGTTGTCCTGCTCGCCTTTGCCAGAGTCGTTGTCTGCGTTGAGTGGTTGTTCTCGCGAGCTTCTGCTTGAGTTCGCTGCTCAGAGTATCGTTGTTTTGCCTCGCCGGAagaggaagagaagaagaagaagaagaggaagggAGATGTGTGGAGGCCAGCAGGCCTTGCCGGTGGCTGTCTCGCCggaaaaaatgaagagaacGAAGGGGAAGGAGAAATAGAGGCGACAGATTTCGAGAGGAAAGGAGAATAGCGGAAAAGATAGGGCTTTGGTCCTTTTGATGGCAATAAAGAACTATTAGATCTGAGCCGTTGATTTATTAAGAGACGAAGGGATAAGATTCGATCTTGGATTCAATTTGAGGATGGACGGACGAGATTTAAAGTTGTAgcatattgaattgaaattgaaatgGTCAAAATTGTAATGGCTAGAATTGGAATGAAACGGTGGTTATGATTGAAATACAATTGGAATTGAAtaggctagaattgaaagaaattagaatataataggctaatatttaaataaattttgagcaaaattaagaaattgctatccaattaaaatactacatatattaatagttttatataattaaaaatctttaaattttaaaaaatttaaataaaataattatttcaaaatttattaattattttttaaaatatttataataattttataaagtaaccatactaaaatatataatttttatgcataatcGACTAAAAgtctaaatttaaataaattttaaaatgtgtaTTTAATCGAATAACATTTCtaaaaaatggttaaaggtcggtcaaaattgggtgtcaacagttgTAATTTATTCATCTATATATGCACTTAGTCATACATGACTGAAACACATGTTCAAATTTACTAAAAGTTTGTCATGTgcatctcattttttttttctaataataaaataattttcttcttcgAATTTCAACATTCACATctatccaaaaaaataaattcgaTCTATCAGTTTCATGTATCTTACAAAACAAGCTTCAATAAGCAACTTTACAGAAATTCATTTCTTTAATGATAGAATATAAGTACAGATTCACCTAGAAGATCGAACAAAAATTAGAGGGGAGGCTCAACATACATGAGagaaaactaaaagaaacatCAAATTATTGTACCTTTAAAGGAATGTTCCTCAAGAATTGCTGCTATATTTGATAAAGAAGTTGTATCATGATCAACCAAGAGAATTCTTAGGCCAACATAGGCCGAAGGAACATCTACATTACGAATTATTTCACAATTTATCTCTTAggctttgaaaattttgagagagcaaaaaagaagaagagatttttgaatttttgttctCTTTCTTTGGTTTCACTTTTTTGTTTCTACCACCTTATACTAAATGAAGGATAAAATTTTGCCAAATAATTACATAAAGAGGGAATATTAGATTTCGAAAATCTACCTATATAGCAAGTCAATAATTAGTGTAGTCAATATCTTAGGAAGATGTAATTAAGCAAGATATTGATAATCTATCAATTTGTTTTCAAAGTAATTTAGTCTTAACTATTTTTGCGATACAGACAATATCACTTTGTCCCTCTGTttgaattttctaattttattttaatttttagtctgttcaatttttttgtcacTTTCTTTATTTGACAattcattaattcaaatttttacaagtcatgtttaagatcacaagatgAAAGGACGTTTTGATAAATTCTACACATCTTAGTTTAAGATCACAACATTCAAAAGTGTTCTTACATTCTTAAATTCCATATCAAGTTAATATATGATATACTTAAATAAAAAGACAACATGGTTGTTGATGATTAATTCATACCACCGATCTCAAATTGCTTTAGATTAGATGTAGTAATAGTAGtagttgttttattgttttcctTGTAGTATATCCATATTGCTGGTGGCAAAGTCATGAATTTAATTGGAGTGCTCAatatttaatatacataaattgGTAAGGATATGTGATCTATATATTCCATATAATATTTCGAGACAATATTAAATTGACAACGTTTCGGTGGTTGTAGCTCTAGCTGCACCTTTacttataacatttttaaaaggaaaaagaagaaaaagttgaaGTTTGAAACATTGAGTAAAATTTAATTCACTTTCAAGCCTCTAATATGTAGTTTTCTCCCTCTATGGTTTCTTTTAATACATGTTAtattaaatagtattaaattCCTATATATCTCATGGTTTTCATTCttctgaaatattttaattatatattgaagACTTACTTACTCTATATGGACCTCATAATTTAACTATGTTGCTCGAATCTTTGTAGTGTAATAGTCATGAATATGAGCTTCTATAGTGTACggaataaaatatgaaaacatattAGATTTAACATTACAAAACACTACATATGTTTTCTTGATTAATATGGATTTGTTTGTTTTCTCCAACATGGATTGTAAGTGTAGCCATAGTTTGAAGATCCCACCCCTTTGAGTGAATCCCACATAATCCCCCAATATGGGTTTCACATGCTCACTACTACCACAGACTTTACACCATCTTTGGGGGTGTTGTACTGCATTTACTTTTGTTCGGATTGCCCCAAGTTCATATTTCTGAAATGCGTGTTCCTCATATTTTGCATGAAAGCAATTTGGTGAGTCAGTGAAGTTATTGCATCGGTTTTCAACATTCCGACATTCTTTTGTACCATAAGTCTCTCACCTCCTCTAATTCATTCTGGGTTTCcctattaaattttattcaacAATGCAAAATAACTCATCATATATAAATCTTTTACAATGCATGTCCACCTGCCGCAGAGTTAAGCAAAATTCTGTAGTCAGTCCCTTGTGGAAGGTATGTACGTGCACCTAGTTAGCTTGGTGGAGATGGGGGCAACTCAGCATGAACTTGAATCTATCCCACACTTGGTATATATTCTCTCCCGCTCTTTTTTTGTAACTCAGGATTTCACTTATAAATTTTGCGATTTTGCCAAATAGAAAGAATCGGATCAAGAACATTCGACAAAGGTCATCCCAAGTTGTGATTGAGTTTGTTGGATTTGACGACAACCATTGTCAATCTTCTCCCAATGGTGAAAATGTAAACAAAGTAGTCTCACATAGTCAGAAGATACCCAATTGAAATATATGTGTCACTGATTTCCAAGAAATTCTGGATATGAACTTAAGGATCTTCATTAGAGGGTTTAGTGTATTGCCCAGTAGTCCGTATTAATTTTACCAAGTTCTCTTTAAGCTCAAATCTATCTCAAGCGGTGACTACCGAATGCTGGAAGTAACACCGGTAGTGAGTGGAATTGTCATGTAACAAACTATCATTATTGTCATCTCTACAGGTGCTTTGTCTTCAACGGGCAGTTCTATAGAATATCAACTACTAGATCTTCTGGTAAAAGACAATGATTATTTAACTCCATTTCTCTCAACGTTCTCTTGTTATTAGATACAAATCTAacatatcttttcttttcataagaTCCATACATGATATATTATCTCTTGTCATCAGATCTATATAGAATATTTCATGCAAAGAGCGGCATCATATGTCTTTGTGATGATAAATTATACTAATCATGATACtaacaaattgatttttatttagctcATTAGTAAATATAGATTATCATCATCCTTTGCTAGCaatttcataaaagaaaaagttaatgTTACAGGCCCTAATATTCTTTGCATGTTCTGTCTCTCTTCATaaacttattttccttttcttttagcATTGTTAGCGCTCGTAGAAccaataatcatatattattataagcatgaagctcaaaacttaaaagttgaattaccattttacccctctaataaattaaaacttatataatttatatatatataatcttcttattctcattacataatcttgacctttcaaatttctaacataaatgtaaataaaaataaaaatgagtaattatcaagaaattaaagtagattcatgtatctttaaaattaaatttcatctctatcttttttatatttattttaacaataattcatgtgacttttcatgtttccataattttgttctataaatttaactttttcaagaagAACTTTTATTTACTACTCCTACAATTCTTGTATGTGGGAAttctaaacatgtgaaataatGTCACAATTTGAGGTGACAGTTGTGAGGTTCTCTTATGCAGTTACGAGAATAGATGAGAATTCAATTACTGAAGCATGGGAGCTTGATTGTTAGTTTTATACTTATTTGTAgtaagaattataataagacttttttgtctctcttcatatagttaaattcttgttttattagcaagttgctctaaattcatatttgtattttgtatgctCAAATGTTCAGTTTCACTATAGagacaaacaaaatgaaatgccTAATTATCTTGCTCATgtgtacctttttttttcttttctccgtacttataatttttacatatacattaattttcatctttaagaatgaatgtgataaaataggatgtttactcttttcttttctttttatggaaaaaaaggtgaaacatataatattagattaatggtggataagttatgtatgacagaattaaattttatataaaaatagtagttattcataaatatcctgatttttaaaatataaatgataaaactttttatatcttagttttaaatatttatagttaactaattagtttaaagtgtttgtggataaaaatttaatacaatacttaaaacacattcattaaaaaagttaaaaggttTTGTTTTCCTTCACTCAAAGTTAATCTTACACTATCTAGCATTATTCTACCAATATAACGGAACtatcaagaaatttaatttagatagttgttatttttccttttagctttgcaaacttattttttgaattacaaacaaaatttattttattaatttctcatattattatctcGATGCATTCACTTGGAGATCAGAAAATTGGAGTGTCACAATTAgtagtaaaacaaagtaaaaaatctcaattagacatattttattatttagtagtattatcttttaagaaataatacatgGATTACACGCGCAAAGCGCGTGCACGGAAACTAGTGCTAAGAAAAAACGGGAAAGAAGTCTATGAAGAGTGTTAGAACGTGCAGAGAACATCAGGGCCTGCAAcgtcaaatttcatttttatgaaattgTCCGTGAAGGCTCAAGATATCTCCACACtgactaatgacataaatgaaaaatagtttGTTAATACTCATGATTAGTATAATTTATCATCTAAAAGAAAGACAGTGCATTAATTACTCATAGAAAATTATTAGTATCACACCTCTTTGCAGAAAACATCCTAGATTGATCTGATAACAAGAGACGATATATCATATATGAATCTGATGACAAGAGaagatatatcatatatttatctGATGACAAGAGACGTTATGAGACATAGAGTTAAATAAGTATCGTTCTTTATCAGAAGATCTAGTAGTTGATATTTTATTAAGATTGTCTTTGAAAACACTCTTTGCACGTTTTAAATGTGTGTGCAAGCACTAGTGTGCTTTCATCAAAAAGTATGAATTTCATAAAAAGCTATTTTCTTCACAAGAACAATTGTGCACTTCTTCTCGTTTGCAACTTGAAGTATCAAAGGAAAAACACACCTGGTTGTATTCTCCTTGCTTCCTGAAAAAATAGTTTGGAGTATATGTGAGAAATGAAAGCATAAAGAGAGAAATTCTCCTTTGAGTCTTGAGATACAGTGAAAAAATAAGGATCAAATATGTCTTTATTTGTAGGACTATGAAACTTTCAAATGGGAAAAGTGGTCTATAATGTAGCAcctttatttaatttcttattaattatattatgacaGTGAAAAAGTGGgaaaagaataataacaaaaaaacatcaatttgagTGATTagggattttatttttaaatcttcTTCTTTAATAGTAAGAActataatatgaataaaaaagatattattaatgtagaaaaaattacaaatatattcCAAGTCAAGGAAAGTAGTTGTAATAGATAACACAAtgtaatatttgaaattaagtaaaatatacattatagattgaaattaatttttgaatgcTATAATTAGCACTATTGTGGGTTAGAATATACTAAAAATGGTCAAAATTTTCTTAAACTGTGtgaaatgaacaaaaatatCTCCCGTTTATACTTTCGTCATAAGTGTCCTATTGTCAATATTTTGATGCAAAAATGTCCTTGTGATCAAAACTTTGGTtcaaaaatatctcttttgttACTAAATGGATCAAAAATCCCTTTTTCCAGCTAAGTACATTAttaccttttcttttaaaacactTTTTGTTCCTAATAAAAacatttctttcaaaaaaaccctattcttattttcattcttttagaaCAACTTCAgccaaaatttctttttttcttcttaatcttattttatcaattaaaatagaataaaattcttTCATGTACCCTTTTAACAGaccaatttgttgaaaaaaaataattagaatatctcaaaaatataataatcatcTTCAAAATTCTCTAATTTATTCAGCCTTTACGAGAATTATTGGACATTGATATCCCTTCCTTAAATAGCATTATTTGACCAATTTTCCTTTTCCATATTGCTAATTGTAACTTTTTATTTGGACATTATTATTCATGATTAGCAATTACTCACCTTTATTCCCATTATTAATTTCCTTTAAATCCAATTCTTCAGCCGTTGGAGCTATCAACCATTATTATGGTGTGAAtcctttttcttatatatattcaCCATGAGTTTTCCAGTGGAATATATAGAAAAGAACAAAGTCTTTCTTGCATGTTGAACaagaaaattgtttttttctatTGTTTGAGTAGCTGAGTTTTCTAACAATTTAATATTCTTTATTAGATTTTGGCTTCTAGTTATAGTACTAGAGGAGCTTGTTGAATCCTGGAGCATACACCTAAATCGGTGAAATATCCTTAAGGACAATTACATAGACATATCTCAAGCTATGAGACTTCCGTGATTTACAATAGCTTTCCAACACAATttacaatcatatatatatataagatcaaCATAAATTCAACATTAATTTGTATTTAGATAACGAAATAACATTTGTATGtgttaatcaataaattaatatttttatttatgatttttggtcacatttttttcaaaacatttacaAGACCCTCTGTATTGACctgaaaaataatatgtatagtTTCACAATGATTCACAccattattttagtatttagaagtcatttaataaaaattagatgATTTTCTCAGTTTTTTGTGTGTTATTATCTATGAATATTTTGATGATATGGTTTTTGGACACCTTTTTTCTAAAACATTTATAGGACGCCTGTAATGACATGGAGAAACAGTATAGTATCACCGTGATCCACACCATTTTTAAGCATTTAAGGGTCACTTAACAGAACTTAgacaactttttcattttttatgtgtATCAGTTAATGAATTCTTTGGTGAATTTTCGGGCACTTTCAAATTGCAAACGAGGGTGTGTGATTTTTCCTCTACTACTTTCGGTCTGCAAATGAGGAGACAAGCATGATTATTCTTGTGATGAAATATTCATTCTATGAAACTTGAATTTTTCGCGAGAGAATATCGGTGCTTGCACAAATATTTGGAACTCGAGAGTTTATTTCACATGCAACCTCAATAAAATATCAACTACCAGATTTTCTAGTCAGTGATTATTAAACTCAATTTCTCATAATGTCTCTTgtcatttaatttgaatatgatatatCTTCTCTTGTCACTAGATTGTACATGATATGTCATCTCTTTTTATCAGATTCATATAGAATATTTCATGCAAAAGAGTGATAATACATGATAATCTTTTACAAACAATTGTTGCACCATATTTACTTGTGATGATAAATTATATCATCATGATACTAACAAACTACTTTTCATTTAGCTCATTAGTCGATATAGAGTATCATATATAGCCTTCGCTAGcaatttcataaaacataaatttgatGTCAAGACCCTCACgttttttgcatattttttcttcataaacttcttttccttttcttttagtATTGGTAGCGCTCCTAGAACAAATAATGCtaagagaaaaggaaaagagattTACGAAGAGAGTCAGAACATGTAGAGACCATCAAGGTCTGCAAGTCAAACTTCATGAAGAT comes from Solanum pennellii chromosome 1, SPENNV200 and encodes:
- the LOC107020939 gene encoding uncharacterized protein LOC107020939 — translated: MGIKDQSPIFSAILLSSRNLSPLFLLPLRSLHFFRRDSHRQGLLASTHLPSSSSSSSLPLPARQNNDTLSSELKQKLARTTTQRRQRLWQRRAGQPAAASRRDSSSSTPEAAAQREKTTKKQLGRALLLSYFWPAGSANERRRFYSDLNISVAFKMNLNRSVWVELEVQVEELP